In Methanobrevibacter millerae, the genomic window CAGGGAGGCGGATCCAACATGGCTATTAAGTGTGTTAATGCTGATGTTGCAGACATCGGTATGTGCTCAAAGGAACTGGATAACGATTATAACTTTACGCAATATGAATTGGGCCGTGAAGGCATAATTGTCGCTGTAAATCCTTCAAATAATGTAAGCGATTTGTCAGAAGAGGAAATCAGAGGAATTTTTGGCGGCAATATTACTAACTGGAATCAGGTGGGAGGTGAAAATCAGGAGATTAACGTCTTTGTTCGCGAAGAAGCATCCGGCACCTTGGATGCGTTTAAACATAGTGTAATGAATCAAACCCCTATTTTATCGCAAGCTATCGTTTTGAATTCGCAGGGTTCAATTAAACAGGCAATCCAGCAGGACACTTCATCTATAGGCATCGTATCATTTTCATATCTGGATGATGATATCAAGGCATTGGCCATTAATGGGGTCTATCCGAGCGAAAGTTCAATAGAGAATAATTCATACCTGATTCAAAGACCATTTTTGCTTCTCATTAATGACGAACAAAGCGAGGAAATGAAGGATTTCGTTGATTGGCTAGATACTGGTGAAGCGGATGAAGTCTTAAATGAAAACAAAATTCTTTGTGGTGTTAAAAATGAATGAAAAGCTGATTGAAAACGGATTGCTTTTTATTACACTTATATTAACTTTAATCATCGGATTAATGCTGTTTTTTCTGATTTCACAGTCCATGCCGGCCTTTGGCCAAATCGGTTTTCAGGAAATGCTTGCTGGTTTAAAATGGCTGCCGGATATGGAAATTTTCGGGACATTTCCAATGATATTGTCGACCTTAACGGTGAGCTTTCTGGCGTTAATGATTGCAGTTCCATTATCCCTAACTACAGCCATTTACATTGAAGAGATTGCTTCAGACTATGTCAAAGAACTTTTTAAACCTATAATACAGACATTGGCAGGAATTCCATCTGTAGTTTATGGATTTTTTGGGTTGACTGTTCTTGTGCCGTTAATCAGGGAAAACCTTGGAGGCACAGGCTTTAGCATTTTAACCGCATCAATCGTTCTTGCAATAATGATTCTGCCAACGATAATTTCGCTTTCTCAGGATGCAATCAGCAATGTGGCATTTGACTATAGGCAGGCATCATTGGCATTGGGATCAAGTCATTTTCAAACGATTCGCCACATCATAATCCCATGCGCACTTCCAGGAATCTTTACCGGAATAATTCTGGGTCTGGGACGTGCAGTGGGCGAAACGCTGGCTGTATTAATGATTGTCGGAAATGTTGCACAGATTCCAAATTCATTAATCGATCCGGTAAGGACATTGGCGTCAAATATTGCTTTGGAAATGGGTTATGCAATGGATATTCACTATAATGCATTGTTTGCAAGCGCATTAATCCTATTTGCAATTATTATTGTATTAATGTTAATTTCCACATACATTCAACATAAATGGGGGTGTTAAAATGGATTTCACAAAAAGACTGCTTTTTACGTCTTCCGCTGCTCTTACGGTATCAATTCTTCTGGTTATAATTTCATATATTCTGCTTAAGGGCCTGCCTTTGGTTGATTTCGAATTCATATTTTCAAATCCAATCGATTCGGGTAAATCGGGCGGAATACTGCCGATGATTCTCTCCAGTCTCTATCTGGTAGTGTTAACGGCATTGATTTCAGTTCCGATATCTGTGGGCTCTGCAATCTACGTTACCCAATACTGCAGGAATGATAATCTCACAAGAATCATAAGATTCTGCTCACAGACCTTGGCGGCGGTTCCCTCAATCGTTTACGGACTGTTCGGATTTGCATTTTTCATTCTCTTTTTAAAACTGGACTGGTCGCTGCTTTGCGCATCTCTGGTCTTGGCATTAATGTCAATTCCAACCATATTTCAGGTATCGGAAGTCAGCTTGAATTCAATTCCCGTGGAATTAACCCAGGCTAGCCTGGCCTTGGGCGCCAGCAAATCGCAGGCAATAACTTCCGTAATTTTGCCTTCAGCACTTTCAGGGATTTTCACAGGAGTTGTCCTTGCGTTGACCAGAGCCATTTCGGAAGCGGCTGCGGTCATGTTTGTTGTCGGCTCGACATTTGCGATTCCGTTATCAATATTCGATGCTGGAAGACCTCTACCCCTTCATTTATACATTTTAGCTACGGAAGGAGTTTCAATTGAAAATGCATATGCAACGGCAGCTGTGCTGCTGATAATAATCTTGATAATAACAGTTTTAAGCAATTATCTGATTAACAGGTATCAAAATAAAATCGGAGGAATCTAAATGAAAATTAAAGCTGAAGATTTCAATGTAAATATTGACGATAAACAGGTATTAAGCGACATTAATCTGAATATCCGCGAAAAGTCAATCCATTCGATTATCGGCCCTTCAGGATGCGGCAAATCAACATTCTTGAAATCCATTAATCGCATGAACGACCTATTGAAAAACTTTAAATGCAGCGGAAGCATCAGTCTGGATGGCAAAAACGTTTATGACGATGACATTGATGTCGTTAGTTTAAGAAAAAGAGTCGGAATGGTATTTCAAAAGGCAAATCCATTTCCCAAATCAATTTTTGAAAATGTGGCCTACGGGTTGAAAATTGCCGGTGAGGATGATTCCGGCCGCATTAATGAAGTTGTTGAGAATTGCCTAAAGTCCGTTGGACTGTGGGATGAAATCAAAGACAAGCTTCACCAGTCTGCTCTTAAATTGTCCGGCGGCCAGCAGCAGAGGCTGTGCATTGCAAGAAGCATTGCAGTCAATCCGGAAGTCATTCTGATGGACGAGCCATGCTCCGCACTTGACCCGCTTTCAACTTTAAAGATTGAGGATTTGATTCAGGAGCTAAAAAAAGATTATACGATTGTTCTGGTAACCCACAATATGCAGCAGGCAAGCAGAGCGTCAGATTTCACTTCATTTTTCTTGGATGGTGAAATTATCGAAAGCGCAAGGACTTCACAGATATTTTCAAATCCTGAAGAAGAGAAAACGCAGAATTATATTTCAGGGAGGTTTGGTTAACGGCATTCTTTTGCATGATTCAGGTGGATTCCTATGTGGCCAATCCCTAAAATTAATGTTGCAATGATTAATGGGATGTTTTTGCCGTAGATTCCCAGTAATAGAAATGCCAAGACAGGCAATGTCGCACCGGCAACCGGAATTCCCAAAAAGCCTGAATACATGTCCCGCATTCTTTTCTCGCTTTTAAAATATCTTATCCAGTAGATTTCATAGAGCACCATTAATGCGAATGCCATGATTAATATTATTATCTGCCAGGAAAATCTGACGTTAAAGTCTGTAAAAATCAGTGAAAAACAGACAACTAGAATCTGTCCAACCCTTTCAAGGACGGACAGTATCCTGTTTTCATTTTTTACATATTCATCGTAATCTGAGGGTTTGTTTTTTGTCCAGATTAAGTTTGGAGCAAAAAGCATTATCAGAAATATCGCCCCGACGTATGAAAAGCCGAAATCCATATTTATTTACTATTTATCGTAAATCCTTCCGGTAGCATGCCTGTCCGCCCAGCATTGGATGCAGACTCCGATTGGAAGGCCTGCAGTATGGGTATGTGCTTTAAGGATTTTTACATCTAAAGTGGTGGTTTTTCCGCCAAGACCCATCGGTCCGATTCCGGAGGCATTAATCTCTTCAAGAATCTCTTCTTCCAGTTTAGCTATTTCCGGATCTGGGTTTCTCTCGCCCACTTTTCCAAGCAAAGCCTTTTTACCCAATTTTAAACATAAATCAGATGTTCCTCCGATTCCAACACCCACAACGGTTGGAGGGCATGGTTTTCCTTTTGCTTTAAGAACTGATTCGACAACGAACTCCTTAATGCCTTCGATTCCTTCAGCCGGAAGAGCCATTTTCATGGCATTGTTGTTTTCTGAACCGAATCCTTTCGGTAAAATGGTTATTTCAAGATAATCTTCATCAATCAGCTCGATATCAATTGGGGGGATGTAATCTCCCACATTAATGTTCGTATTCTTGCGTGACAGCGGATCCACGATATTTGGCCGGATAGGGACTTCCTTCGTTGCCTTTTCGATACCTTCCTCTATCCCTTTGCGCAAATCTTCAACTTCAACGTTACCCAATTTGACAAAAACAACGGGCAGACCTGTATCTTGGCACATAGGAATGCCTTTTTCTTCTGCAAGTTCAATATTTTTCAAGATAGCTTCAATATTTAGCCTGGCCAATTCATGTTCCTCACGTTTAAGCGCATCTTCAAGTGATTTTTTTACATCATCACCGAGAACAATGACGGCCTGCCTGTAAAGCTCATAAACTTTCTCTTTTATAACATCTTTTGAAATCAAAATAAAAACCCTTGTAAAATTAATTACTATTATGTATGGTTTTAAAATGTTATAAATATTATTAAAAATAGTTTAGATGTGGATGGCTCCAATCGGACAGACATCAACGCACTGTTTGCATTTATCGCATTTCTCTTCATTTATGGTAATGGCTCCGCCCAATACTTCAATGGCATCGTTGGGACATTCCTTCAGGCATGGCGCTTCTGATGGTGTACAGTTCATACAAAATAAATTAATTCATACATAATTTTTAAATATATATCATGTTGTAGAAAAAAATATAAAGAGATAGTTAAAAACTATCTAATTTAAAAAATCTAATTCAATGGGTTTGTCATTAGCTATAATTGGAGCATGTTCATATGATTTTGAATGTGAATATTCGTAGTATGTTGGTTTTATTCCTCCTGCTTTAGCATTCATCTCATTTATCATATCTTCTTGGCTTGGATAATAAGTATCTGAACCATCTTCATGATAAACAATAATTTTTTTATTTAATGCTGATGAATATTTATTCATTTCGTATTCTGGAAATTTAGTGTATATGGAAGTTCCATTAAATTTTATTGAATCTTCAGTAATTTCATATGAATTGCTATTAGCAAACTCTAAAAAAGAAGACTCTTTAGTACTAATGTTATTAACTGTTGTTTTAATACTATTTGAAGTAGGGATATTGTAACTTAATAAAATATTCTCTGTTTGGTTTGAATTTATTAGTTCTTTAAAATCTATCATATCTTTTGTTTCATTAATATTATTTGCAGATTGTGTATTGTCATTAATAATAATGTCGGTATTTAATATATTTGCATATGCACCACATAATAATATGATTACAATTATTGGTATTATATATATTATTTTCATTTTATCACTCCATTTTATTGATTAAAATATAACGATGATAATGGACAATAAAATTTTGTTGAATAGGTATATCCATGAGCCCAATAACCAAATAGAATTGTATTGGTTGGTTCAGAAACAATCCATTTATTATTGATACAAATTTGAGCCCAGGCATGACCTTCATTATTTACACCATTACCATTTCCTATTACATA contains:
- a CDS encoding phosphate ABC transporter substrate-binding protein, translating into MKKTRKYIIFSLILCLGALLLIQGNANSQEINIIGSTSIQPVCEDLVEEYKKSHPDASINVQGGGSNMAIKCVNADVADIGMCSKELDNDYNFTQYELGREGIIVAVNPSNNVSDLSEEEIRGIFGGNITNWNQVGGENQEINVFVREEASGTLDAFKHSVMNQTPILSQAIVLNSQGSIKQAIQQDTSSIGIVSFSYLDDDIKALAINGVYPSESSIENNSYLIQRPFLLLINDEQSEEMKDFVDWLDTGEADEVLNENKILCGVKNE
- the pstC gene encoding phosphate ABC transporter permease subunit PstC, whose product is MKTKFFVVLKMNEKLIENGLLFITLILTLIIGLMLFFLISQSMPAFGQIGFQEMLAGLKWLPDMEIFGTFPMILSTLTVSFLALMIAVPLSLTTAIYIEEIASDYVKELFKPIIQTLAGIPSVVYGFFGLTVLVPLIRENLGGTGFSILTASIVLAIMILPTIISLSQDAISNVAFDYRQASLALGSSHFQTIRHIIIPCALPGIFTGIILGLGRAVGETLAVLMIVGNVAQIPNSLIDPVRTLASNIALEMGYAMDIHYNALFASALILFAIIIVLMLISTYIQHKWGC
- the pstA gene encoding phosphate ABC transporter permease PstA — translated: MDFTKRLLFTSSAALTVSILLVIISYILLKGLPLVDFEFIFSNPIDSGKSGGILPMILSSLYLVVLTALISVPISVGSAIYVTQYCRNDNLTRIIRFCSQTLAAVPSIVYGLFGFAFFILFLKLDWSLLCASLVLALMSIPTIFQVSEVSLNSIPVELTQASLALGASKSQAITSVILPSALSGIFTGVVLALTRAISEAAAVMFVVGSTFAIPLSIFDAGRPLPLHLYILATEGVSIENAYATAAVLLIIILIITVLSNYLINRYQNKIGGI
- the pstB gene encoding phosphate ABC transporter ATP-binding protein PstB, encoding MKIKAEDFNVNIDDKQVLSDINLNIREKSIHSIIGPSGCGKSTFLKSINRMNDLLKNFKCSGSISLDGKNVYDDDIDVVSLRKRVGMVFQKANPFPKSIFENVAYGLKIAGEDDSGRINEVVENCLKSVGLWDEIKDKLHQSALKLSGGQQQRLCIARSIAVNPEVILMDEPCSALDPLSTLKIEDLIQELKKDYTIVLVTHNMQQASRASDFTSFFLDGEIIESARTSQIFSNPEEEKTQNYISGRFG
- a CDS encoding fumarate hydratase, whose translation is MISKDVIKEKVYELYRQAVIVLGDDVKKSLEDALKREEHELARLNIEAILKNIELAEEKGIPMCQDTGLPVVFVKLGNVEVEDLRKGIEEGIEKATKEVPIRPNIVDPLSRKNTNINVGDYIPPIDIELIDEDYLEITILPKGFGSENNNAMKMALPAEGIEGIKEFVVESVLKAKGKPCPPTVVGVGIGGTSDLCLKLGKKALLGKVGERNPDPEIAKLEEEILEEINASGIGPMGLGGKTTTLDVKILKAHTHTAGLPIGVCIQCWADRHATGRIYDK
- a CDS encoding 4Fe-4S binding protein; the protein is MNCTPSEAPCLKECPNDAIEVLGGAITINEEKCDKCKQCVDVCPIGAIHI
- a CDS encoding transglutaminase domain-containing protein; this encodes MTYDHYYNHVYGGLGSLLRNKGNCMDTTASLVTLCKSAGLAVRYVIGNGNGVNNEGHAWAQICINNKWIVSEPTNTILFGYWAHGYTYSTKFYCPLSSLYFNQ